The Prodigiosinella aquatilis region ATGTCGAGTCTTTTGAAATAACTGACAGTATCCTGAGAACGTTAGGTTACAAACCGATTTTTGAGCTCAATAAAACCCGTAGTATTTATTTCCTGGATACATTCAATATTACAATAGATTATATAGAACCACTGGGTCACTATGTGAAAATATCGTGTATGGCCGAAGATGATTCTGAATTGGATGTTCTTGGAGAAAAATGCCAAGACTGCGCATTACGGTTGGGTTTATTGCTGGATAATATGGAGCATCGGTCTTATCGACAATTGCTTGGTTATTGATTTTGCGATATAAAACAAGGCTGTTCTGTATAGAACAGACGGTCTTGTTTTAGCATCAAACGACGTTTGTTCTTTTGGTATTATTTTTATCAGGATGATGTTGAATCATCACCATAATACCGTTCCCCAATGCGAATAATATCCCGGCCCTGAGATTTTCGATGCTTATTTGTGTCGCGTAATGAATAAATACAACCACAATATTCTTGCTGATAAAATTGCTCTCGTTTACTAATTTCAAT contains the following coding sequences:
- the cyaB gene encoding class IV adenylate cyclase, coding for MTEYYRGKYEVDVKFRIQEIGAFRESLFSQHPESYVFENKEYDIYYDSEENKLQQQNISMVLRRMAPSGIKLWIVKGPRTGLSEAVNVESFEITDSILRTLGYKPIFELNKTRSIYFLDTFNITIDYIEPLGHYVKISCMAEDDSELDVLGEKCQDCALRLGLLLDNMEHRSYRQLLGY